The segment CCTGTCTCACACAGTGGCCTGTTAAGAATTATTATGGTGCTGTCTTCTAATGCTGTTGCATAAACAGTTAATGTGAATCTCTGAAAAATGCACTGTATTACCCCTGTTCAGATATgccaaaatatttttgaaaagtatATAGAAGATGATTAAAGTCCCTGCCTTGCGCCTTGTAGCTTGAAAAGCTGGGCTTTTGATGATAAAATGCCAAAACTGAAAgatttctgtgttgttttctttcctgtatAACTAACATATTGTAACCACAAGAGGACTAAATGTTTGTCTCTGTACTGTTGAAGGCTATGAAGATTGTATAGTATATTCAGTTGTTGTATAGACTGATTAAAAAGACAATGAACTTCATTTTTGTTgctgatgacattttttttatgaggtAGCATAGAGATGATACAAGAATAAGACAGAATTGAATGTTGTTATTGATGTTGAGTTGACTGAAGAGTtagaaataaaggaaataaggaaacataccattaaaaaagaaaagttttatcTCAATCCCCAAAGAAAAGCAATTTGGTGTGTGAGTTCAACTGATGGTCCAGTATTCAGCCAGTTTTCTCTCACAGCTTGAGCTCTTTGATCATTGGTTTACCCTGCAGGCCAAGCAGGAGGTTGTTTGCTGCCAGGGCAGACATAGCATTACGGGTAGTATAGGAGGCACTAGCAATATGGGGTAGAATCACTGTGGGAAGAGGGAACATAAGACAAGTGATAGGCCGTGAGAGTTGAACATGCTGATTATGAAATGGCATAAATATGTTACTTTAAAAATATCAAGGCAGTTTAAGGATAAATCTGGAGATACTCTGTGTTTCTCTTAATCTTAAAAAAACCCATGGATAGACCAAAATCAGCTATGACTTGATAAAACAAGTGTTTGTATGAGTGGCCAAAGCCTGCTATAGctcatttgtctgtgctgtagacctcgATTGTTGTcttaaaactaataaaaacatatccATGAGCCACACTATTgtactggatgacatgttcctccCACAGTCTCAGTCCAATATACATTGTCCTGCTACTGGAAAtaatcagagcagcagctgataataaaaaaaacaaaaaacaaagctgcaGTGCCCAGAACCAATACTCTTGGGACTGAGATCCAAAGACAAGCTGAGGAAGTCAAAAAGTAGAGAGACACAAACTAACGCaatgttggttttagtcttttcatggaatttgttgacaatgtgaaaacacagaataccaccagcctcatcctttaaaGGTGTTACTGGGTTTAGGTTGACGTCTGGCAGACTCACCACAGTTTTTGAGGGTAAACAGTGGATGGCTGGTGGGCAGGGGCTCGGGGACAGTGACATCTAGTCCGGCGCCTGCAATCTGTCCAGTGGATAGAGCCTCATACAAGTCTTCCTGGTTTACCACCCCACCTCTGAAACAACAGAGAGACCAGAATTATAGAGAGACGGGAAAAGCACAAGTACTGTACCTCACACCTGCTAAAAAGTATTGAGACATGAACTACCGCATTGTGATAgcactgtatatttgttttagTCGGGAGTACCTGCTTGTGTTGATGAAGATGGAGGTCTTTTTCATCTTGTGGAAGAGGTCCTTGTTGCAGATCTCCTTTGTCTCTGGTGTTAAAGCACAGCACACAGCCAGGAAATCTGACTGCTTTGCCAGCTCATCCATTGAGACTAGATTAAGGGAGAGGCACAGTGATATCATCACATGGCATGACAGGAAAAGGCTGTCTGAAAATTCTCacttgaaaaaatgtcattcacttatatttatagtatttaaacatttcataaatatttttgaCTGAGATCAGGATTGAAAGGTCAAAAGAGATTAAATGACctttgcttttaattaactaGCACACCAAGTCCCCATCATCCGCCTTGTTGACATTGAAACCTTTGTGCACAAGTTGtaacagaataaaatatttggCATGAGTCATGAATCTGATTCTTACCATACTCTGCATTGATGGTGCTGGCCAGATCAGGCCTGGGGGCTGTGTCTGTGTAGATGaacttttttactttaaaaggtGCCAGACGCTCAGCGATAGCCACACCTTAGAGCACAAACACGCTATTGTAAGAGGCAACAAATTTACAGAAATGGCAGTTAATTAAAGGGTAATGTGCATGTATAGTCTGCAGTGTTTCAAATATACTCACCGATCCTCCCCAGGCCCAGGATACCCACTGTGCTGTTAGCCAGCTCATGTCCACACAGCCACAGAGTTCTCCATGTGCCCCAGCCACCACTGTAGgtgagagaaacacaaaaatgtcagaaaggcATCTAAccaataacagaaaaaacacaacctgTGTTCTCAGTTCtctagtgtgagtgtgtgtgtgtgtaacattaCGTCTTGGCTTCATGTGTGGCCTCTATGAGCCTCCTGGAGGTTGTGagcagcagagccacagtcagCTCAGCCACAGCATCTGTCAGAACGTCAGGGGTATAACCCACACGGATCCCTCTGTggaggaacacacacaaacatcaaacacaacattaggagcactgttttttttctattggtGGGGTCTCAcaattagtttttttatttgacatactaagcagacacatacagacttaattaactttttataaatgtgttttaaagctAACATATATTGAATTTCTATGTGGTTACAGCATATTTCTAATTCTGAGGGCGTTACCCTCAGTAAGAAAATGAGACAATCCAAGTAAAAAATGGTGCAGTCTATATTGTCGTCATTCCTTCATTCTTGTCTCCAGAAGTCACATTTGTGGGCAAAAGGCAGAAGGGTAGTGACACACATTGCTTTCTGCCACTGTCACCTTTCTGATACTACCAAATGTCTGAATTTTTCAAGTCCTAAATACAGTGGCTGTAAGGCACAAGTACGATCAGAATCACCttttcttcagctcctccaaaGTGAGATGGTCAAAACCCACAGACATGGTGCTGAGGACCTTCAGGTTTGGACCTGCAGGAGTataacacatatacatacacatatatctGAGAGGTTGTTCACTGTCCTGAGATCATTCAACAGATTCAAGGACTGTCTTCAGACCTGCAGCGTCCAACAATTCAGCATCAATCTTCTCTGTCAGCACACAGACCAGGCCATCAACACCTTTGACCTTCTGAAGCAGCTCCTTCCTGGGCACAGGGATGTCATCTGAGTCCCACAGCTCAAACTGCACCCTGGGAAAACAGAAACCATGACTGAGGATCCTAATCAAATCCCATGTTTCTTTATCATTCAAAGAAGGAAATTAATTcattacaaaaaatacatataaatgatacaaaaatacacagtaaGAGACTGCACAGCGGACCAAAAGGGAGTCTTTCAGATATATAAAGGATCCttaataaagattaaatatcTTAAGCTATATCACATATACTGTAGGCCTTCATAGCTCTGCTGTGGGGGAACACCCTTTAGGCTAAACCAGTCTTATCTGACCAACCTAGGGGCAAACATCAGCCGTCCTGTTTACTCAAAAGTAAATGATGAACTTCAGAAAGCAGACTTTTAAAATTCCGAAAAGTATGAGTCAAATCAGCtacatttttcaattaattggTCATACAGGATCATCTATataaaaaatcataaatttTAAGCGACTTATCAGGAGACCATGACTCACTGTCCAGATTCACGGAGGATCTTCAGGCCCTCAGGGGGGATCTGTCTGGTGACATATACCCGTGGCAGGGTTGACATCTTCCTCTGCATGATGCTTGTTAGTCCCCCAGTGATATTCAAAGAATTAACAGCGACCTGCTGGAGCCGACGCAGTGCCATACGACTGCACCACATTGCCAAAGGAGAGTGAATCTATGGGCAGGTGTCCGAGAGATGGAAGTGGTACTTTGGAGTTCAGAGTCtgttgtgttcatgtgcatGATTTTGGCTCCAGTTCAGGGGGAGGTTC is part of the Thunnus albacares chromosome 3, fThuAlb1.1, whole genome shotgun sequence genome and harbors:
- the grhprb gene encoding glyoxylate reductase/hydroxypyruvate reductase b — its product is MWCSRMALRRLQQVAVNSLNITGGLTSIMQRKMSTLPRVYVTRQIPPEGLKILRESGQVQFELWDSDDIPVPRKELLQKVKGVDGLVCVLTEKIDAELLDAAGPNLKVLSTMSVGFDHLTLEELKKRGIRVGYTPDVLTDAVAELTVALLLTTSRRLIEATHEAKTGGWGTWRTLWLCGHELANSTVGILGLGRIGVAIAERLAPFKVKKFIYTDTAPRPDLASTINAEYVSMDELAKQSDFLAVCCALTPETKEICNKDLFHKMKKTSIFINTSRGGVVNQEDLYEALSTGQIAGAGLDVTVPEPLPTSHPLFTLKNCVILPHIASASYTTRNAMSALAANNLLLGLQGKPMIKELKL